Proteins encoded by one window of Aspergillus puulaauensis MK2 DNA, chromosome 4, nearly complete sequence:
- the IDH1 gene encoding isocitrate dehydrogenase (NAD(+)) IDH1 (COG:E;~EggNog:ENOG410PFT1;~InterPro:IPR004434,IPR024084,IPR019818;~PFAM:PF00180;~go_function: GO:0000287 - magnesium ion binding [Evidence IEA];~go_function: GO:0004449 - isocitrate dehydrogenase (NAD+) activity [Evidence IEA];~go_function: GO:0016616 - oxidoreductase activity, acting on the CH-OH group of donors, NAD or NADP as acceptor [Evidence IEA];~go_function: GO:0051287 - NAD binding [Evidence IEA];~go_process: GO:0006099 - tricarboxylic acid cycle [Evidence IEA];~go_process: GO:0055114 - oxidation-reduction process [Evidence IEA]): MFAPRTVRPAQSLFQRAAAQSSFVRSPVAARSFATVQQDIFKPTKYGGKYTVTLIPGDGIGAEVAESVKTIFKADNVPIEWEQVDVSGVDTGNKHSEELFKESIASLRRNKLGLKGILFTPVERSGHQSFNVALRQELDIFASVVLIKNIPGYQTRHDNVDLCIIRENTEGEYSGLEHQSVQGVVESLKIITRAKSERIAKFAFSFALANNRKKVTCIHKANIMKLADGLFRSTFHKTAENYPTLEVNDMIVDNASMQAVSRPQQFDVMVMPNLYGGILSNIGAALVGGPGVVPGCNMGRDVAVFEPGCRHVGLDIKGKDQANPSAMILSGSMLLRHLGLDDHANRISKAVYDVIGEGQTRTRDMGGQATTHEFTRAVLDKMEAAL; this comes from the exons ATGTTTGCCCCAAGGACAGTTCGGCCCGCGCAG TCGCTCTTTCAACGCGCTGCAGCTCAATCTTCCTTCGTCCGTTCCCCCGTTGCGGCAAGAT CTTTTGCGACAGTTCAGCAGGATATTTTCAAGCCCACGAAGTATGGTGGCAAATATACAGTGACGCTCATTCCAG GCGATGGTATTGGTGCCGAAGTCGCGGAATCGGTCAAGACCATCTTCAAAGCCGACAATGTACCCATTGAATGGGAGCAGGTTGATGTCAGTGGCGTGGATACCGGCAACAAGCACTCGGAAGAACTCTTCAAGGAATCGATTGCATCTCTTCGACGAAACAAGTTGGGTCTGAAGGGTATTTTGTTCACCCCGGTCGAGCGCTCTGGCCACCAATCCTTCAATGTCGCCCTTCGACAGGAACTTGATATCTTTGCCTCGGTCGTGCTCATCAAGAATATCCCCGGCTACCAGACCCGCCACGACAATGTTGATCTCTGCATCATCCGTGAGAACACCGAGGGTGAATACTCTGGCCTTGAGCACCAGTCGGTGCAGGGTGTCGTTGAGTCGTTGAAGATCATTACTCGTGCGAAGTCTGAGCGTATCGCCAAGTTCGCGTTTAGTTTTGCTCTCGCCAACAACAGGAAGAAGGTCACATGTATCCACAAGGCGAACATCATGAAGTTGGCGGATGGCTTGTTCCGCAGCACCTTCCACAAAACCGCAGAGAATTATCCGACCCTGGAGGTTAACGATATGATTGTCGACAACGCCTCTATGCAGGCCGTTTCTCGGCCCCAGCAATTTGATGTGATGGTCATGCCCAACTTGTATGGCGGTATTCTCTCCAACATCGGTGCTGCCCTTGTGGGTGGCCCTGGTGTTGTTCCCGGATGTAATATGGGTAGGGATGTTGCCGTTTTCGAGCCTGGCTGCCGTCACGTTGGTCTTGATATTAAAGGAAAAGACCAGGCTAACCCCAGTGCGATGATCCTCTCTGGGTCGATGCTTCTCCGCCACCTTGGCCTCGACGACCACGCCAACCGCATCTCCAAGGCTGTCTACGATGTGATTGGTGAAGG TCAAACACGGACTCGGGACATGGGCGGACAGGCCACCACCCACGAGTTCACCCGTGCTGTCCTGGACAAGATGGAGGCTGCTTTGTAA
- the SVP26 gene encoding uncharacterized protein (COG:I,T;~EggNog:ENOG410PN1G;~InterPro:IPR007277;~PFAM:PF04148;~TransMembrane:5 (o6-30i44-61o67-84i96-112o145-164i);~go_component: GO:0016021 - integral component of membrane [Evidence IEA];~go_function: GO:0097020 - COPII receptor activity [Evidence IEA];~go_process: GO:0006888 - endoplasmic reticulum to Golgi vesicle-mediated transport [Evidence IEA]) produces MWILPLLGYLGVVVGFCFLTLAIASGLYYLSELVEEHTVLARRLLSRLIYGIVAIQILLFLFDRFPFSLSLLSIGSHIVYATNLRRFPIVKLSDPFFILSCFLVGLNHWLWFRHFSKPITLPRSSTSWRQPYQADLGDMPSFTEVASYFGLCVWLVPFALFVSLSAGENVLPTMGSEYATGEPVPTAGLSRGSLGVDGKNKNKGMAKALVDGVREWVSENGELMGFWKGDRAKRF; encoded by the exons ATGTGGATACTACCATTATTAGGGTACTTGGGTGTGGTAGTAGGATTTTGCTTTCTCACTCTGGCTATAG CATCGGGCCTCTATTATCTCTCTGAGCTTGTCGAAGAACACACCGTCCTGGCGCGCCGACTTCTATCCCGCCTGATATATGGCATAGTCGCAATCCAAATCctgctctttctcttcgacAGGTTCCCATTCTCTCTTTCACTACTCAGTATCGGCTCCCATATTGTCTACGCAACCAACCTCCGGCGCTTCCCCATAGTAAAACTCTCCGACCCGTTCTTCATCCTTTCGTGCTTTCTAGTCGGTCTTAACCACTGGCTTTGGTTCCGGCACTTCTCTAAACCCATCACACTGCCGCGGAGCTCCACAAGCTGGCGGCAACCATACCAGGCTGATCTTGGTGACATGCCGAGCTTTACGGAAGTGGCGTCATATTTTGGACTCTGCGTGTGGTTGGTGCCATTTGCGCTGTTTGTCAGTTTGAGTGCTGGTGAGAATGTGCTGCCTACTATGGGATCTGAATATGCGACGGGTGAGCCTGTTCCGACGGCCGGGTTAAGTCGGGGCTCTTTGGGGGTTGATGGcaagaataagaataaggGCATGGCGAAGGCGCTGGTTGATGGGGTTAGAGAGTGGGTTAGTGAGAATGGGGAATTGATGGGATTCTGGAAAGGTGATCGTGCAAAGCGCTTTTAA
- the PRE10 gene encoding proteasome core particle subunit alpha 7 (BUSCO:EOG092644WX;~COG:O;~EggNog:ENOG410PGK8;~InterPro:IPR029055,IPR001353,IPR023332,IPR037555, IPR000426;~MEROPS:MER0000553;~PFAM:PF00227,PF10584;~go_component: GO:0005839 - proteasome core complex [Evidence IEA];~go_component: GO:0019773 - proteasome core complex, alpha-subunit complex [Evidence IEA];~go_process: GO:0006511 - ubiquitin-dependent protein catabolic process [Evidence IEA];~go_process: GO:0051603 - proteolysis involved in cellular protein catabolic process [Evidence IEA]) produces the protein MTSIGTGYDLSNSVFSPDGRNFQVEYAVKAVENGGTAVGIRCKDGVVLAVEKIITSKLLKPGANKRISTVDRHVGIVSAGLAPDGRHFVSRARDEASSWRGIYKGPITVSALANRLGGYVQAYTLYSSVRPFGVTSIVGGWDSEAELAVDGQVGSGPQSGSGGKVKGAKSGGPGLYMIEPSGLYWGYYGAATGKGRQAAKAELEKLDLASEKLSLQEALKEAARIIYVAHEDNKDKEFELEMSWISSVDGPTKGRHEEVPTELLEEAERAAKRALEGDDEEEEDGAKTTGNEGERMEE, from the exons ATG ACATCTATCGGCACAGGCTACGATCTTTCCAATTCAGTGTTCTCTCCGGATGGTCGGAATTTTCAG GTAGAGTATGCTGTTAAAGCTGTTGAGAACGGCGGCACCGCCGTCGGTATCCGGTGTAAGGATGGTGTCGTTCTAGCTGTTGAGAAAATCATCACTAGCAAACTTCTAAAGCCTGGAGCGAATAAGCGGATATCTACCGTCGACCGCCACGTTGGCATT GTTTCGGCTGGATTAGCTCCCGATGGTCGTCATTTTGTCTCTCGTGCTCGCGATGAGGCCTCCTCGTGGCGAGGTATCTACAAAGGTCCTATTACCGTTTCCGCTTTAGCCAACCGTCTTGGTGGATATGTGCAGGCGTACACTTTGTACTCTAGCGTTCGACCCTTTGGCGTAACCTCTATCGTTGGGGGCTGGGACTCTGAAGCTGAGCTTGCCGTGGATGGCCAAGTGGGAAGCGGGCCGCAGTCAGGTTCCGGCGGGAAGGTCAAGGGTGCGAAATCCGGAGGACCTGGTCTATATATGATCGAACCAAGCGGATTATACTGG GGTTATTACGGGGCTGCCACTGGCAAGGGAAGACAGGCGGCCAAAGCTGAACTTGAAAAGCTAGATCTAGCATCGGAGAAACTCAGTCTACAGGAGGCTCTGAAGGAGGCTGCTAGGATTATCTATGTTGCCCACGAGGacaacaaggacaaggaaTTTGAGCTTGAAATGAGCTGGATCAGCTCAGTAGACGGTCCAACAAAAGGCAGACATGAGGAGGTGCCGACAGAACTACTTGAAGAGGCAGAGCGAGCTGCCAAGCGAGCCCTAGaaggcgacgacgaggaagaggaagatggtgcGAAAACGACCGGCAATGAGGGCGAGCGAATGGAAGAGTAA
- a CDS encoding 18S rRNA methyltransferase BUD23 (BUSCO:EOG092646EZ;~COG:Q;~EggNog:ENOG410PGDN;~InterPro:IPR039769,IPR029063,IPR022238,IPR013216;~PFAM:PF13649,PF12589,PF08241;~go_function: GO:0008168 - methyltransferase activity [Evidence IEA];~go_function: GO:0016435 - rRNA (guanine) methyltransferase activity [Evidence IEA];~go_process: GO:0070476 - rRNA (guanine-N7)-methylation [Evidence IEA]), whose product MSRPEDVLPPDLFYGDNESRKYTTSSRIRNIQADMTHRALELLDLNTPSLILDIGCGSGLSGEILSQEPREQGGPHTWIGMDISPSMLDIALQRGVEGDLFLADIGQGVPFRPGTFDAAISISAIQWLCNAETSDVSPEGRLRRFFEGLFASLRRGGRAVCQFYPKNDSQRAMISGAAIKAGFGAGILEDDPGTKNSKLYLVLTVGGGGLQGDITGVVDGMNDVDVMDARRKAMEHSTAPVSRKGDKVWIMRKKDQMAKKGKVVKANSRYTGRKRRPAF is encoded by the exons ATGTCACGACCGGAAGATGTCCT GCCCCCGGACCTTTTCTACGGCGATAATGAATCTCGAAAATATACCACCTCGTCACGCATTCGCAACATTCAAGCCGACATGACACACAGGGCccttgagcttcttgacCTTAACACACCGTCTCTAATTCTGGATATTGGCTGCGGGTCAGGTCTGTCTGGGGAAATACTTTCTCAAGAACCCCGCGAGCAAGGTGGACCGCACACCTGGATCGGAATGGATATTTCACCTAGCATGCTTGATATTGCGCTACAACGAGGCGTAGAGGGTGATCTGTTTCTCGCGGATATCGGACAAGGTGTACCTTTCCGGCCTGGAACATTCGATGCAGCGATCAGCATAAGCGCAATCCAGTGGCTATGTAACGCGGAGACAAGCGACGTCAGCCCCGAGGGCCGTCTTCGGAGATTCTTCGAGGGCCTCTTCGCCAGTCTCAGACGGGGTGGACGCGCTGTATGCCAGTTTTACCCCAAAAATGATTCCCAGCGCGCGATGATCAGCGGTGCCGCTATCAAGGCCGGGTTCGGAGCAGGTATTTTGGAAGATGACCCCGGCACGAAAAATAGCAAGCTCTACCTTGTTTTGACTGTCGGTGGCGGAGGGCTGCAGGGTGATATTACTGGTGTTGTAGATGGGATGAATGATGTCGACGTGATGGACGCGAGGAGAAAGGCTATGGAACATAGTACGGCACCGGTTTCTAGAAAAGGCGACAAGGTTTGGATCATGCGGAAGAAGGACCAGATGGCCAAGAAAGGCAAGGTTGTCAAGGCGAATTCAAGGTATACTGGCCGCAAGAGGCGCCCGGCTTTCTAG
- a CDS encoding lumazine synthase RIB4 (BUSCO:EOG09264OYZ;~COG:H;~EggNog:ENOG410PMH7;~InterPro:IPR036467,IPR034964,IPR002180;~PFAM:PF00885;~go_component: GO:0009349 - riboflavin synthase complex [Evidence IEA];~go_function: GO:0000906 - 6,7-dimethyl-8-ribityllumazine synthase activity [Evidence IEA];~go_process: GO:0009231 - riboflavin biosynthetic process [Evidence IEA]) yields the protein MTSLKGPGAHQTYDGSGLRIAIVHARWNMGIIGPLVDGAKKTLEAAGVAEDHIEVHTVPGSYELPYTVQRIYSASQLQAANAGSSGEGISATDLLTSSTGDLSKASTTTSTATSKPYDAIIAIGVLIKGETMHFEYIADAVTHGLMRVQLDTGLPVIFGVLTLLTEEQGLERAGLGSKGIHNHGEDWGNAAVELGVRRRGWAKGVVG from the exons ATGACATCCCTCAAAGGCCCCGGAGCTCACCAGACCTACGACG GGTCTGGGTTACGGATTGCTATTGTTCATGCGAGATGGAATATGGGGATCATTGGCCCCCTTGTGGATGGAGCTAAAAAGACTTTAGAGGCCGCAGGTGTGGCAGAGGATCACATTGAAGTCCACACTGTCCCAGGAAGCTACGAATTACCGTACACTGTCCAGCG TATCTACTCTGCCTCGCAATTACAGGCTGCCAACGCGGGGTCATCTGGTGAAGGCATCAGCGCAACAGACTTGCTCACCTCTTCTACGGGGGACCTCAGCAAGGCGTCGACGACAACTTCAACCGCAACTTCGAAACCATACGATGCTATAATTGCGATCGGAGTTCTCATTAAGGGCGAAACGATGCATTTTGAGTACATCGCCGACGCGGTCACCCACGGGTTGATGCGCGTCCAGCTGGACACCGGCCTTCCTGTTATTTTCGGCGTACTTACGCTTTTGACCGAAGAACAGGGTCTCGAGAGAGCTGGACTCGGCTCCAAGGGGATACACAACCATGGGGAAGACTGGGGCAATGCCGCGGTTGAGCTTGGCGTCAGGCGAAGGGGTTGGGCCAAGGGTGTGGTCGGCTGA
- a CDS encoding uncharacterized protein (COG:S;~EggNog:ENOG410PQ99), producing MQSIILRLAVPDPSLYCVPSGSPTMSSSILHSCPFCGHVTDISEILAGFVGNPHCTKCGLSASESSQKAQDDLVSLFSTHMSMGPTSMTTEDGIPRAASPSPITYSITQHYHHSAHVAHRACMSGPVQGNTPSRNIEVANHALFDVLKYHNILPSSLSPGQLELFANALPEQQVRLIQMWQICPEPSKGSQWPIQRTQAAHANDLEMGDSTHELNNGDNVHYFAEPYMLAGYELGRESKPRHFGPPANEPTTGSPYRISSDPVYQGGAQRWWEQTQPATIEY from the exons ATGCAATCGATTATTCTTCGTCTCGCTGTCCCAGATCCTTCCCTTTATTGTGTGCCCTCCGGTTCTCCGACGATGTCTTCGTCTATATTACACAGTTGTCCATTCTGTGGGCATGTTACAGATATCTCTGAAATACTGGCTGGTTTTGTGGGAAATCCACACTGCACCAAG TGCGGCTTATCAGCATCTGAGAGCAGCCAGAAGGCTCAAGATGATCTCGTGTCGCTTTTCAGTACCCACATGAGCATGGGGCCTACCTCTATGACTACCGAAGACGGAATACCTAGGGCTGCTTCCCCCTCCCCAATTACATATAGCATTACACAACATTACCACCATTCGGCACATGTAGCACACAGAGCCTGCATGTCAGGACCAGTGCAGGGAAACACCCCGTCAAGAAACATTGAGGTTGCGAACCACGCACTGTTCGACGTTCTCAAATATCACAACATCCTCCCGTCATCTCTATCACCAGGTCAATTAGAACTTTTTGCAAACGCGCTGCCAGAACAGCAAGTCCGCTTGATTCAGATGTGGCAGATCTGCCCAGAACCTAGCAAAGGCTCCCAATGGCCCATTCAACGGACACAAGCCGCCCATGCGAATGACCTTGAGATGGGCGATTCAACCCACGAACTAAACAACGGCGACAATGTGCACTATTTTGCTGAGCCGTATATGCTTGCGGGCTATGAGCTCGGTCGCGAATCCAAACCGCGTCATTTTGGCCCTCCTGCTAATGAGCCCACGACTGGTTCCCCATATAGGATTTCCAGTGATCCAGTATATCAGGGCGGGGCGCAACGGTGGTGGGAGCAGACACAGCCTGCGACGATAGAGTACTAG
- the gfa1 gene encoding glutamine--fructose-6-phosphate transaminase (isomerizing) GFA1 (BUSCO:EOG09260SRF;~COG:M;~EggNog:ENOG410PG0E;~InterPro:IPR035466,IPR029055,IPR017932,IPR035490, IPR001347;~MEROPS:MER0012158;~PFAM:PF13522,PF01380,PF13537;~go_function: GO:0097367 - carbohydrate derivative binding [Evidence IEA];~go_process: GO:1901135 - carbohydrate derivative metabolic process [Evidence IEA]), translating into MCGIFGYINYLVERDRKFILDTLLNGLSRLEYRGYDSAGLAVDGDKKNEVCAFKEVGKVAKLKQLIEESKPDLAKSFESHAGISHTRWATHGTPSRLNCHPHRSDAKWEFSVVHNGIITNYKELKALLESKGFRFETETDTECIAKLTKYLYDQQPDIDFTVLAKAVVKELAGAFGLLIKSVHYPHEVIAARKGSPLVIGVKTSRKMKVDFVDVEYSEDVALPAEQASQNAAIKNSATSLLAPPDKSLLHRSQSRAFLSDDGIPQPAEFFLSSDPSAIIEHTKKVLYLEDDDIAHIHEGQLNIHRLTKDDGTSNVRAIQTIELELQEIMKGKFDHFMQKEIFEQPESVVNTMRGRLDVANKQVTLGGLRQYISTIRRCRRIIFIACGTSYHSCMAVRGVFEELTEIPIAVELASDFLDRQAPVFRDDTCVFVSQSGETADSLMALRYCLERGALTVGIVNVVGSSISLLTHCGVHINAGPEIGVASTKAYTSQFVAMVMFALSLSEDRASKQKRREEIMEGLSKVSEQFKEILKLNEPIKQMCERFFKNQKSLLLLGRGGQFPTALEGALKIKEISYLHCEAVMSGELKHGVLALVDENLPIIMILTRDGLFTKSLNAYQQVIARSGRPIVICNKDDPEFSSAQTEKIEVPKTVDCLQGLLNVIPLQLISYWLAVGEGLNVDFPRNLAKSVTVE; encoded by the exons ATGTG TGGTATTTTCGGCTACATCAACTACCTCGTTGAGAGGGACCGCAAGTTTATCCTCGACACTTTGCTCAATG GTCTCTCGCGGCTTGAATACCGGGGGTATGATTCTGCAGGTCTTGCAGTCGACGGCGACAAGAAGAACGAAGTCTGTGCTTTCAAAGAAGTCGGAAAAGTTGCCAAGTTGAAACAGCTCATTGAAGAATCCAAACCCGACCTCGCCAAGTCTTTTGAATCGCACGCCGGTATTTCTCACACACGCTGGGCTACTCACGGAACGCCCTCACGCCTGAACTGCCACCCACACAG ATCCGATGCCAAGTGGGAATTCTCTGTAGTCCACAATGGCATTATCACAAACTACAAGGAGCTTAAGGCTCTGTTGGAAAGCAAGGGTTTCCGATTTGAGACGGAGACCGACACTGAATGCATTGCCAAGCTTACAAAGTATTTGTACGACCAGCAACCGGACATTGACTTCACTGTGTTGGCCAAGGCTGTTGTGAAAGAACTTGCAGGCGCCTTCGGTCTCTTGATTAAGTCTGTGCATTACCCCCATGAAGTGATTGCCGCTCGTAAGGGTTCTCCTCTTGTGATTGGCGTGAAGActtcgaggaagatgaaggtggacTTCGTGGATGTGGAATATTCCGAGGATGTTGCTCTTCCTGCTGAGCAGGCTTCCCAGAATGCCGCCATCAAGAATTCTGCTACTAGTCTCCTCGCCCCCCCTGATaagtctcttctccatcgctcCCAGTCTCGTGCGTTCCTGTCCGACGATGGAATTCCCCAGCCCGCCGAGTTCTTCTTGTCGTCTGATCCGTCGGCAATTATCGAGCACACTAAGAAAGTTCTATAtctcgaggacgatgacatcgCCCATATCCACGAAGGCCAACTCAACATTCACCGCCTGACAAAGGACGATGGAACATCCAACGTTCGTGCTATCCAAACTATTGAGCTTGAATTGCAAGAAATTATGAAAGGAAAGTTCGACCACTTCATGCAGAAGGAAATTTTCGAACAACCCGAGTCCGTGGTAAACACAATGAGAGGTCGCCTGGACGTTGCCAACAAGCAAGTTACATTGGGAGGACTTCGACAGTACATCTCGACCATTCGTCGTTGCAGGAGGATTATATTCATTGCTTGCGGTACCAGTTACCACTCTTGCATGGCAGTTCGGGGGGTCTTCGAAGAGCTCACCGAAATCCCAATTGCCGTCGAGCTTGCGTCTGACTTCTTGGACAGACAGGCACCTGTCTTCCGTGATGATACATGCGTGTTCGTTTCTCAATCTGGCGAAACCGCTGATTCTCTAATGGCTCTCCGTTATTGCCTTGAACGCGGAGCCTTGACTGTTGGTATTGTCAATGTTGTTGGGTCTTCCATTTCTCTTCTCACTCATTGTGGTGTCCACATCAACGCTGGGCCCGAAATCGGTGTTGCTTCGACCAAAGCTTACACGTCCCAGTTCGTTGCTATGGTCATGTTCGCTCTTTCTCTTAGCGAGGATCGGGCTTCGAAGCAGAAGAGACGGGAGGAGATTATGGAAGGCCTTTCTAAGGTTTCCGAACAATTTAAGGAGATATTGAAACTAAACGAGCCTATAAAGCAAATGTGCGAACGCTTTTTCAAGAACCAGAAGAGCTTGCTTCTGTTGGGAAGAGGCGGCCAGTTTCCCACCGCTCTGGAAG GTGCGCTCAAGATCAAGGAGATTTCATATCTGCATTGCGAGGCCGTCATGTCTGGTGAGCTGAAACATGGTGTCCTTGCTCTCGTTGACGAGAATCTCCCCATTATTATGATTTTGACCCGGGATGGCCTCTTTACCAAGTCACTAAATGCCTACCAACAAGTTATTGCTCGCAGCGGTCGCCCAATTGTGATATGCAATAAGGATGACCCTGAATTCTCCTCGGCCCAAaccgagaagatcgaggtACCGAAGACCGTTGATTGCCTCCAGGGGCTCCTCAACGTCATTCCACTCCAGTTGATTTCCTACTGGCTTGCTGTCGGAGAGGGACTCAACGTTGATTTCCCTCGAAACCTTGCGAAATCCGTTACCGTTGAGTAA
- a CDS encoding mating alpha-pheromone PpgA (COG:S;~EggNog:ENOG410Q2WH;~SECRETED:SignalP(1-18)) translates to MKLFAVTLAALSVATVQGAAQGKWCEFPGQVCGKTKRAVDAVEQVKRSADAMAEAKFTLNKWCQFPGQVCGKAKRAIDAIDDVKRSADAVSEAMAFLGELTPEEFQKIE, encoded by the coding sequence ATGAAGCTTTTCGCTGTTACCCTCGCTGCTCTCTCCGTCGCCACCGTCCAGGGTGCAGCTCAGGGCAAATGGTGTGAGTTCCCCGGACAAGTATGCGGCAAAACCAAAAGAGCCGTCGATGCTGTCGAACAAGTGAAACGTTCTGCCGACGCTATGGCTGAAGCCAAGTTCACTCTCAACAAATGGTGTCAGTTCCCAGGACAAGTTTGCGGCAAGGCCAAGCGTGCCATTGATGCTATCGACGATGTCAAGCGTTCCGCCGATGCTGTTTCGGAAGCAATGGCTTTTTTGGGTGAACTCACCCCAGAAGAGTTCCAGAAAATCGAGTAG